In one Pseudoliparis swirei isolate HS2019 ecotype Mariana Trench chromosome 23, NWPU_hadal_v1, whole genome shotgun sequence genomic region, the following are encoded:
- the copz2 gene encoding coatomer subunit zeta-2 isoform X2: MDDATLEPSLYTVKALFILDNDGNRLLSKYYDRELYPSIKEQKNFERNVFNKTHKADNEIAFVEGMTVVYKSSIDLFFYVVGSAQENELMLVSVLSCLFESLSQILRKNVERRCLLDNMEGVFLIVDEIIDGGVILESDPQQVLQKVNYRVDDSSLSEQSVAQVLQSAKEQIKWSILK, from the exons ATGGACGACGCGACTCTG gaaCCCTCCCTGTACACGGTGAAAGCTCTTTTCATTCTTGACAATGATGGCAACAGACTTCTATCAAAG tactACGACCGCGAGCTCTACCCCTCCATAAAGGAACAGAAGAACTTTGAGAGGAACGTCTTCAACAAGACGCACAAGGCCGACA ACGAGATAGCGTTCGTGGAGGGGATGACCGTGGTCTACAAGAGCAGCATCGATCTCTTCTTCTATGTGGTGGGAAGCGCTCAGGAGAACGAG cTGATGCTGGTGTCGGTGCTGAGCTGCCTGTTTGAGTCCCTCAGTCAGATCCTCAG gAAGAATGTGGAGCGGCGGTGTTTACTGGACAACATGGAAGGCGTGTTCCTGATTGTGGATGAAATCATCGATGGAGG GGTGATTCTGGAGAGTGACCCCCAGCAGGTTCTACAGAAGGTCAACTACAGG GTGGATGACAGCTCATTGTCTGAACAAAGCGtggcccag GTTCTGCAGTCGGCCAAGGAGCAGATCAAATGGTCCATACTGAAATGA
- the copz2 gene encoding coatomer subunit zeta-2 isoform X1, with product MDDATLEPSLYTVKALFILDNDGNRLLSKYYDRELYPSIKEQKNFERNVFNKTHKADNEIAFVEGMTVVYKSSIDLFFYVVGSAQENELMLVSVLSCLFESLSQILRKNVERRCLLDNMEGVFLIVDEIIDGGVILESDPQQVLQKVNYRVDDSSLSEQSVAQQITEKLALTTNVLQSAKEQIKWSILK from the exons ATGGACGACGCGACTCTG gaaCCCTCCCTGTACACGGTGAAAGCTCTTTTCATTCTTGACAATGATGGCAACAGACTTCTATCAAAG tactACGACCGCGAGCTCTACCCCTCCATAAAGGAACAGAAGAACTTTGAGAGGAACGTCTTCAACAAGACGCACAAGGCCGACA ACGAGATAGCGTTCGTGGAGGGGATGACCGTGGTCTACAAGAGCAGCATCGATCTCTTCTTCTATGTGGTGGGAAGCGCTCAGGAGAACGAG cTGATGCTGGTGTCGGTGCTGAGCTGCCTGTTTGAGTCCCTCAGTCAGATCCTCAG gAAGAATGTGGAGCGGCGGTGTTTACTGGACAACATGGAAGGCGTGTTCCTGATTGTGGATGAAATCATCGATGGAGG GGTGATTCTGGAGAGTGACCCCCAGCAGGTTCTACAGAAGGTCAACTACAGG GTGGATGACAGCTCATTGTCTGAACAAAGCGtggcccag CAAATAACAGAGAAACTGGCGCTGACCACTAAC GTTCTGCAGTCGGCCAAGGAGCAGATCAAATGGTCCATACTGAAATGA